The genomic DNA TCACGAGCAGGTCGCGCGTGCCTTCGTCGATCGACGGGCTGACAAAATCCACCACGCCTTCAAACGACTGGTCCGGGTACGCCGTCACGCGAATCGTCACCGGTTGACCACGCTGCACCCGCCCCATGTATCGCTCGGGCATCGAAAACGTCATCTCCAGCGGGTCAACCTGATACAGCCGGGCAAGGTCCTCGCCCACCCCGATGTACGCGCCGCGATCGACCAGCCGTTGCGAGATCATGCCGTCAAACGGCGCACGGATGCGTGTATCTTCCATCTCACGTTCCACGAGCGCGACCTCGGCCTGCAATTGCTCGACCTCCGCCTCCGCACCGCTCAGCTCCGACTGGGCCCGGTCATACTCATCTTCCGACACCACGCCGCGTTCGCGAAGCTGCTCCTGGCGATCAAACGTGCGCTGAGCATTCGCCAGCCGAACCTCCGCCGACCGCTGCGACGCCCGCCGCGAGGCGAGTTGGCGCTCCATCTTTCCGTCATCAATCTCAACGAGCAGCTGCCCTTCCGACACCGCGCCGCCTTCCTCAAACTCAATCGACCGCACTCGGCCAGCCACTTCCGAACGCAGCACCACCGACGCCGACGCCCGCAACGTGCCCACGCCACGCACCGTCTCGCGCAGCGTCATGCCGCTGACCTCTGCCAGCTCCACGGGCATCTCACGCTCGGCTCGCTCGCCCGTGTCCTCCTCATCCCTCGGCATGAACGTGAGCGCAACCACCAGCGCAATGCCCGCCAGCAGCAACACCGCCGCCAGAACGCCCGGCCAACGCCGCGCCGCCCCCGGCTTCCCCCCCTTGCCCTGCCGAGCCGAAGCCTGCTTCCGCTCGTTTGTCTTTTTCTCAGACACGGTCATGAACTGGCCTTTCTGCGGGTCTGCCCTGCCTTGCGCTTGCCCGCCCGACTGCCGCCGGGCCGCTTCCTTGTCTCAGTCCTGCTGTTCGCCTTCAACGTCTCGCGATCGCCTGGCTCGAAACAACCATACATCACGACATCCAATATCTCGTCCGCCTGCTGCTGAAACGACTTCCGTCGGCCGGCGAAGTGGTTCGTGAAAATCGCCCCGTACATCACGTTGTCCATCACATCGATGATCCGGTCCGGCGGCAGCTTCCGCATTAACCCCTCGGCCTGCAACGCCTTGATCCGCTCACGACGGTCGGCCCGGCACTGATCCACATAAAAAAAGTAGGTCGACTGCTTGCGATCCTTAAACTCCGCTCGCTCCTGCATCAGCAGCTCCACCAGCTCCGGCTGCGTATCGAAGTACGCCAGATACGCCTCCACCGCCCGGCGCATCTGCTCCACCGGGTCCGCCTCCGCCTCGACCTGCTCGTCGATCGCCGACTGAAGCCGACGCATCCCCCGGTCCACCGCCGCGAGGAACAACGCCTCCTTCGTCGGAAAGTACCGATACACCGTGCCCTTGCCCAGGCTCAGCCGGTCGGCGATCACCTGCACATCCGTCAACCGATACCCATGCTCGGCAAACACCGCCACCGCCACATCGAGGATCTCGTCACGCCGACGCGCAACCAGCGCCTCATCGCGCGGCCGACCGGGTTTTCGAGGGAAGCGGGGCATCGCGAGAGTTTAGTGACGGACACGTCCGTCATCAAGTTCACCCCCACAACAAAACCCGCCTCAGCCCGATGCGGATACCCCGCCTGACGGAAAGCCCCTCCCTGCCGAGGGAGGGGGCCAAACCCATTGACGCATCGCCCCACGCAACCCGCCCGGTTGAGCTACAATGTCCCGCTGTCATGAATGTCACACTCAACGGTGAAAAGCAGGATGTCAACGCACGCACCGTGCGCGAACTCGTCGAGCAGCTCGGCATGGGCAAGCAGGCCGTCGCCGTCGAGGTCAACCGCGAACTCGTGCCCCGCAAGCTCCACGACAGCACCGAACTGAACGAAGGCGACGTCATCGAACTCGTCACCCTCGTCGGCGGCGGGTGACCGCCCGAAGCCCAAATTCGAAATCCGAAATCCGAAATCCGAAATCCGAAATTCGACCCCCCATGACCGACACCACTGAAACACCGCTCGACCAGCCGCTGCACGTCGCCGGCCGTACGCTCAACTCCCGCCTCATCGTCGGCACAGGCAAGTACGCCGACTACGAGCAGATGCAGCGTGCTCTCGACGCCTCCGGCAGCGAGGTCATCACCGTCGCCGTCCGCCGCGAACGCCTCATCGACAAAGAGGGTCGATCGCTGCTCGACTACATCGACACCGACCGCTACACCATCCTCCCCAACACCGCCGGCTGCTTCACCGCCGACGACGCCGTCCGCGTCGCCCGCCTCGGCAGGGAGATTCTCGACCAGCTCGACAACCCCGGCAAGGCGTGGGTCAAACTCGAAGTGCTCA from Phycisphaerales bacterium AB-hyl4 includes the following:
- a CDS encoding efflux RND transporter periplasmic adaptor subunit; translation: MTVSEKKTNERKQASARQGKGGKPGAARRWPGVLAAVLLLAGIALVVALTFMPRDEEDTGERAEREMPVELAEVSGMTLRETVRGVGTLRASASVVLRSEVAGRVRSIEFEEGGAVSEGQLLVEIDDGKMERQLASRRASQRSAEVRLANAQRTFDRQEQLRERGVVSEDEYDRAQSELSGAEAEVEQLQAEVALVEREMEDTRIRAPFDGMISQRLVDRGAYIGVGEDLARLYQVDPLEMTFSMPERYMGRVQRGQPVTIRVTAYPDQSFEGVVDFVSPSIDEGTRDLLVKARIDNPEQALKPGGFATAVVTIGEHADRPVVPEPALVATRRGYSVFVVEDDRAVMRNVRTGLRRDGMVEVVEGVDLGEMVVRAGHLRLNGGERVRAVADEEEAVTETAEADDAIATRGE
- a CDS encoding TetR/AcrR family transcriptional regulator, producing the protein MPRFPRKPGRPRDEALVARRRDEILDVAVAVFAEHGYRLTDVQVIADRLSLGKGTVYRYFPTKEALFLAAVDRGMRRLQSAIDEQVEAEADPVEQMRRAVEAYLAYFDTQPELVELLMQERAEFKDRKQSTYFFYVDQCRADRRERIKALQAEGLMRKLPPDRIIDVMDNVMYGAIFTNHFAGRRKSFQQQADEILDVVMYGCFEPGDRETLKANSRTETRKRPGGSRAGKRKAGQTRRKASS
- the thiS gene encoding sulfur carrier protein ThiS; the protein is MNVTLNGEKQDVNARTVRELVEQLGMGKQAVAVEVNRELVPRKLHDSTELNEGDVIELVTLVGGG